One window of the Methylocystis parvus OBBP genome contains the following:
- a CDS encoding terminase small subunit has protein sequence MKLTPRQALFVEEYLKDLNATAAYIRAGYRARGNSAEVSAAKLLRLPKVAQHVEKAKADRTRRNNIDADRVLQELGRIAFFDIGKAFTPDGALKPLDEMDEDTRRALAGLEVVSLTSDGEHIGTLKKVKIADKLGALGKLAQHFGMLDPKITLKGDAQNPLLLLVKQIQGNSLMPVREGLYGGDEREDDNR, from the coding sequence CCAAGCGCTCTTCGTCGAGGAATACCTGAAAGACCTGAACGCGACTGCGGCCTATATCCGCGCCGGCTATCGCGCGCGCGGCAACTCTGCGGAAGTGAGTGCGGCCAAATTGCTCAGACTTCCTAAGGTCGCTCAACACGTCGAAAAGGCGAAAGCGGATCGCACGCGACGCAACAATATCGACGCAGATCGCGTATTGCAGGAACTCGGACGCATCGCGTTCTTCGACATTGGCAAGGCGTTCACGCCCGACGGCGCGCTCAAGCCGCTCGACGAGATGGATGAGGACACGCGCCGCGCGCTGGCGGGGCTCGAAGTCGTGTCGCTCACCAGCGACGGCGAGCACATCGGCACGCTCAAGAAGGTGAAGATTGCTGACAAGCTCGGCGCTCTTGGCAAGCTCGCGCAGCATTTTGGGATGCTTGACCCGAAGATAACGTTGAAGGGCGACGCGCAGAATCCGTTGCTGCTTCTCGTAAAGCAAATACAGGGGAACTCGCTCATGCCTGTCCGCGAAGGCCTTTATGGCGGCGATGAGCGCGAAGACGACAACAGGTAG
- a CDS encoding carbonic anhydrase produces the protein MCQSCGFPDIAHGKEVPRRGFMFGAAVTGALSAAGAAHAKARKSRKAESKPEASPPKPENVMAPDAALARLLEGNKRYQRGVAARHDFVAEREALVGGQNPYAAILSCADSRIAPEYAFDSSRGDLFVCRVAGNFVSPENIASFEFAVEVLKTPLLLVLGHESCGAVKSAISSIADKTTLPGHLPYLVTALTPAVKAVAGQPGDELENATKENVRLGVEALKTATPLLSAAVNDKRIKIVGGVYRLENGKVEIFA, from the coding sequence ATGTGTCAGTCCTGTGGGTTCCCCGATATTGCGCACGGAAAAGAGGTGCCTCGCCGGGGCTTTATGTTCGGTGCCGCCGTGACGGGAGCGCTGTCGGCGGCGGGCGCGGCGCACGCAAAGGCTCGAAAATCGCGCAAAGCGGAATCGAAGCCGGAAGCGTCGCCGCCGAAGCCTGAAAACGTAATGGCGCCGGACGCCGCGCTCGCGCGATTGCTGGAGGGCAACAAGCGCTATCAGAGGGGCGTCGCCGCGCGGCACGATTTCGTCGCTGAGCGCGAGGCGCTCGTAGGCGGACAGAACCCTTACGCCGCGATCCTAAGCTGCGCTGATTCCCGCATCGCGCCAGAATACGCCTTCGACAGTTCGCGCGGGGATCTTTTCGTTTGTCGCGTGGCCGGCAACTTCGTCAGCCCGGAAAATATCGCGAGCTTCGAGTTCGCGGTCGAAGTGTTGAAGACGCCTTTGCTGCTCGTGCTCGGTCACGAGAGCTGCGGCGCCGTGAAGTCCGCGATCTCCTCGATTGCCGACAAGACGACGCTGCCCGGCCATTTGCCATATCTGGTGACGGCGCTGACGCCTGCGGTGAAGGCCGTCGCCGGCCAGCCGGGCGACGAGCTTGAGAACGCGACGAAGGAGAACGTCCGTCTCGGCGTGGAAGCGCTAAAGACGGCGACGCCATTGCTGAGTGCGGCCGTCAATGACAAGCGCATCAAGATCGTCGGCGGTGTTTATCGCCTTGAGAACGGGAAGGTCGAAATCTTCGCCTGA
- a CDS encoding DNA-processing protein DprA, with protein sequence MQQATLWNSKKQPGPVSDPIDAALEIGAYEALWSEQNASFKSLAERFAASSPGTRPSALVPEDEAREVAERVLKKLRHRVHSRFDVRVHGESDYPSRLRDATHPVELLYFQGFWELIATRAVAVVGTRKPTSDGVIRARQLVRKLVADKFTIVSGLAEGVDTTAHTTAIDEGGQTIAVIGTPLGHVYPKANAEMQERIAQEYLLISQVPIERYEAQNYRVNRFFFPERNKTMSALTEATIIVEAGETSGTLVQAREALKQKRKLFILNSCFERSDLTWPHRFEREGAIRVRDYDDIRRELVG encoded by the coding sequence ATGCAACAGGCAACGCTCTGGAACTCAAAGAAACAGCCCGGTCCCGTGAGCGACCCGATTGACGCTGCTTTGGAAATTGGAGCGTATGAAGCGCTTTGGAGCGAGCAGAACGCAAGTTTCAAGAGCCTCGCGGAGCGATTTGCTGCGAGTTCGCCGGGGACAAGGCCTTCTGCGCTCGTGCCGGAAGACGAAGCCCGTGAAGTCGCCGAGCGAGTGTTGAAAAAGCTGCGCCATCGCGTCCACAGCCGGTTCGACGTTAGAGTTCATGGCGAATCAGACTACCCCTCACGTTTGCGCGACGCGACGCATCCCGTTGAACTTCTATATTTTCAAGGGTTTTGGGAATTGATCGCCACTCGCGCCGTCGCCGTCGTAGGCACGCGCAAACCCACATCGGATGGAGTTATTCGCGCTCGGCAATTGGTTCGAAAGCTGGTGGCCGACAAATTCACGATCGTCTCGGGTCTTGCGGAGGGCGTCGACACCACTGCGCACACGACGGCGATTGACGAAGGCGGGCAGACCATCGCAGTGATCGGAACGCCTCTTGGTCACGTCTACCCCAAAGCAAACGCCGAAATGCAGGAGCGTATTGCTCAAGAATATCTGCTCATCAGTCAGGTTCCGATCGAGCGATACGAGGCACAGAACTATCGCGTAAACCGCTTTTTCTTCCCGGAGCGAAACAAAACGATGTCGGCTCTCACCGAGGCGACGATCATCGTTGAGGCCGGAGAGACTTCTGGAACGCTTGTTCAGGCGCGGGAGGCGCTTAAACAAAAGCGTAAGCTCTTCATCCTCAACAGTTGCTTTGAACGCAGCGACCTGACGTGGCCGCATCGGTTCGAACGAGAAGGCGCGATCCGCGTGCGGGACTATGACGACATTCGACGCGAGCTGGTCGGGTAA